A single uncultured Methanolobus sp. DNA region contains:
- a CDS encoding NosD domain-containing protein, whose product MLVTIAFLCINLTSAATLTVGSGETHTTIGAAITAASNGDTILVSNGTYGTVTVNKEVNITSINGSTVTTISSGSSTAFYVTANNVTINGFSIVGSGSGTGIYINDKSNCIFVNNNISNVDIGLNLYYADNNTIFNNSIYDLDDHGVYLYDSHYNNLTDNIVDNSYDYGFYTQYCDYTTFNGNTITNNDDDGIYLYDSDHCNITFNILDNNDDYGIHVYSSNSCILLNNSVTSSSYGIQLYSSSNAILENNTMSSNYNNFGVDNGYSHTVGTSNLVDGKPIYYWTSQSDAQIPSDAGQVYVISSTNITVRDLVLSDGYDEILLYDTDNSTIENVTVSSGVNGVRLQSSNYNTIANSTFGTSNTYGLFLDENNYLNNIINNTANSNTYGIYIWNSEGNLLENNTMTSNGYNFGVDGNDLADYINFVNTSNIVDSKPIYYLLNQSDVQFAADSGYACAINCTNITVTDLSFSDGYDMVFFAYTNNSLVDNVTFTDGYNGVRIFHSYYNDIHNVTGIDNSGNTIFLDEYNYFNNISLNNMTDSSYGIHLYLSSNNEVVSNNGTLNNNGIYLESLSNENNVTDNIMNSNSIGIYMSGSQYNNLLNNTANSNSYGIYLSDSDYNVIENNTANSNSQGLYLYSSTSDNTINNNILDSNNNGMSLYYSSNSNDITNNTIADSGSSGIYFYSSCSSNNIIGNNITDNYNGIFFRDYCSNNEIIDNLIDSNYQGIYFDRCSSNLADNNTITDNDNEGIHLYSYSSYSTNSNTFTNNTITGNYDGVFLELSSNPVSYTGSCDNNEFSQNNISDNTRHGIISYSYYDDNTCDYNSYTDNIISGNAQYGIYLFRDQYTTIENNTISDNSNHGVLLLRTQHPTVEGNTISDNSNYGIFANLCEDYTITDNTVTGSTVGVYDDTNGNSTLATNTLTDNTQYAFYSNDSLNLAVDNQTFTSGSMEITFDVNNTETTINGTDTNDTALSGKVNAFGYLDINSSDNMTISFFYNDSAMCNETEATLDLYKFVNSSWVAVSNTSLNTSLNILSVNISDFGTFGLFKDPEPTTTTTTTTSSDNSLPVPVKEMIKITTYLSVNKDGEVSADTVARSTDASTSVTLFKGTKAVDPQGNVVNRITVNRVSSLDVKAPSGVKDKGIYVNFGPSGTTFDKAVMVSIDFDPADFSGDQQPVVYTYSEDTGEWVALETTIDWANGKATAYTTHFSIYGLFSEDKEEEEVVNPVIEEIPQNAESSVDEEEDVETEDANGLGYPYWILDLAMIIVGAVFVIRRQNR is encoded by the coding sequence ATGTTAGTAACAATTGCTTTTTTATGCATTAATCTCACATCTGCAGCAACTCTTACTGTAGGTTCGGGAGAAACACACACTACTATCGGTGCTGCAATTACAGCAGCATCAAACGGTGACACGATTCTTGTAAGCAATGGAACTTATGGAACAGTTACAGTGAACAAAGAAGTGAATATCACTTCTATTAATGGTTCCACTGTAACTACAATCAGCTCTGGATCATCAACTGCTTTTTACGTAACAGCAAATAATGTTACCATTAATGGTTTTAGTATTGTAGGCTCAGGCTCAGGTACTGGTATCTATATAAACGATAAATCAAATTGCATTTTTGTTAATAACAATATTTCAAATGTAGATATTGGTTTAAATTTGTATTATGCAGACAATAATACAATATTTAACAATAGCATCTACGATCTTGATGACCATGGAGTATATCTTTATGATTCACATTACAATAATCTCACTGACAATATTGTAGACAACAGTTATGATTATGGATTTTATACACAATACTGTGATTATACCACCTTTAATGGAAACACCATTACTAACAATGACGATGATGGAATTTATTTATATGACTCTGATCATTGTAACATAACCTTCAACATTTTAGATAATAATGATGATTACGGTATTCACGTCTATTCATCTAATTCATGTATTCTGTTGAATAACAGCGTAACTTCCAGTAGTTATGGTATTCAGCTTTATAGTTCAAGCAATGCAATTCTTGAAAACAATACAATGTCCTCTAACTACAATAATTTTGGAGTTGATAATGGATATTCACATACAGTAGGTACCAGCAATCTTGTAGATGGTAAACCTATCTATTACTGGACAAGTCAATCCGATGCCCAGATCCCTTCTGATGCAGGTCAGGTTTATGTTATATCCTCAACTAATATCACCGTAAGAGATCTTGTTTTATCAGATGGTTATGATGAAATTCTATTATATGACACCGACAATTCCACGATTGAAAATGTAACTGTATCCAGTGGAGTAAACGGTGTACGCTTGCAATCTTCAAATTACAATACAATTGCAAACAGCACTTTTGGAACTAGCAACACCTACGGACTTTTCCTTGATGAGAATAACTATTTAAATAATATAATTAACAACACCGCAAATTCCAATACATATGGTATTTACATCTGGAATTCTGAAGGCAACCTTCTGGAAAATAATACCATGACTTCAAATGGGTATAATTTTGGAGTTGACGGTAATGATCTGGCTGATTACATCAATTTTGTAAACACCAGCAACATTGTAGACAGCAAACCGATCTATTATCTATTGAATCAGTCTGATGTGCAGTTTGCTGCTGACTCCGGTTATGCATGTGCAATTAACTGTACGAACATTACTGTAACAGACCTGAGTTTCTCAGACGGTTATGACATGGTGTTCTTTGCATATACCAATAATTCTCTAGTGGATAACGTGACTTTTACAGACGGATATAATGGAGTTCGCATATTCCACTCTTACTACAACGATATCCATAATGTTACTGGAATTGATAATTCAGGAAATACCATTTTCTTGGATGAATACAACTACTTCAATAATATCAGTCTGAACAATATGACCGATTCATCATATGGTATCCATCTTTATTTGTCCAGTAATAATGAAGTGGTAAGTAACAATGGTACATTGAATAACAACGGTATTTATCTGGAATCATTGTCAAACGAAAATAATGTTACTGACAATATCATGAACAGTAATTCTATTGGTATTTATATGTCTGGTTCACAATACAATAACTTGTTGAATAATACTGCAAATTCAAATTCATACGGTATTTATCTGTCTGATTCAGATTATAATGTGATAGAAAATAATACTGCAAATTCAAATTCACAAGGATTATATCTATATTCTTCAACCAGTGACAATACTATCAATAATAATATTTTAGATTCAAATAACAATGGTATGTCATTGTATTATTCATCGAACAGTAATGATATTACTAATAACACGATTGCAGATTCAGGTTCAAGTGGAATCTATTTCTATTCATCGTGCAGTTCAAACAATATAATAGGTAACAATATAACCGATAATTATAATGGAATCTTCTTCCGTGATTATTGCTCAAACAATGAAATTATTGATAATTTGATAGATTCCAACTATCAGGGTATTTATTTCGACAGATGCAGTTCCAATTTGGCAGATAATAATACAATTACTGACAATGATAACGAAGGAATTCATTTGTATTCCTATAGTTCATATTCTACGAATTCAAATACATTTACAAATAACACGATTACTGGTAATTATGATGGTGTCTTCCTTGAACTGTCTTCCAATCCTGTTTCTTATACTGGAAGCTGTGACAATAATGAGTTCAGTCAAAACAACATAAGTGACAATACAAGACATGGTATCATCTCTTATTCATATTATGATGATAATACCTGTGATTACAATTCCTATACGGATAATATCATAAGCGGAAACGCACAATATGGTATCTATCTTTTCAGGGATCAGTACACTACTATTGAGAACAACACTATAAGCGACAACTCAAATCATGGTGTTCTTCTTTTGAGAACCCAGCATCCGACTGTTGAGGGTAACACTATAAGCGACAACTCCAACTATGGAATTTTTGCAAACCTCTGTGAAGATTATACTATTACCGATAACACTGTTACTGGTAGTACAGTTGGTGTGTATGATGACACTAATGGAAACAGTACACTTGCAACAAACACTCTGACAGACAACACTCAGTATGCATTCTATTCAAATGATTCCCTGAACCTTGCAGTTGATAATCAGACATTTACCAGCGGTTCAATGGAAATAACATTTGATGTCAACAATACTGAGACAACTATTAACGGAACAGACACCAATGATACTGCTCTTTCCGGTAAAGTGAATGCTTTTGGTTATCTGGATATTAATTCATCCGATAACATGACAATTTCATTCTTCTACAACGATTCCGCAATGTGTAATGAAACCGAAGCAACACTTGATCTCTATAAGTTTGTCAACAGTAGCTGGGTGGCTGTAAGCAACACTTCCCTGAATACAAGTCTGAACATTCTCAGTGTCAACATCTCTGATTTCGGTACATTCGGACTTTTCAAGGATCCTGAACCCACTACAACCACTACCACTACTACATCGAGTGATAATTCTTTACCTGTGCCTGTAAAAGAGATGATAAAGATCACAACGTATCTATCAGTGAACAAGGATGGTGAAGTTAGTGCGGACACAGTGGCAAGATCAACAGATGCCAGTACATCTGTAACCCTTTTCAAGGGAACAAAAGCAGTAGATCCACAGGGTAATGTTGTCAACAGGATAACCGTCAACAGAGTCAGCTCTCTGGATGTGAAGGCTCCTTCCGGTGTAAAGGATAAAGGAATCTATGTGAATTTCGGACCTTCAGGTACAACCTTTGATAAGGCTGTAATGGTCTCAATTGACTTTGACCCGGCAGACTTCTCAGGTGACCAGCAACCAGTTGTTTATACTTATTCTGAAGACACTGGCGAATGGGTTGCTCTGGAAACAACAATAGACTGGGCAAATGGAAAAGCAACAGCTTACACTACTCACTTCTCTATCTATGGATTGTTTAGTGAAGACAAGGAAGAAGAGGAAGTAGTAAATCCAGTAATAGAAGAAATACCTCAGAACGCCGAGAGCTCTGTAGATGAGGAAGAGGATGTCGAAACAGAAGATGCTAATGGTCTTGGATATCCTTACTGGATACTTGATCTTGCAATGATCATTGTAGGAGCTGTATTTGTCATAAGGCGCCAGAATAGGTAA
- a CDS encoding NCS2 family permease, which produces MGNLLEDFFELEKHGTDVKTEIIAGIVTFMTLAYIIVVNPAILEAAGIPFGASMVATILSAIFGTLIMGIYAKKPLAIAPYMGENAFVAYTVVGVLGYSWQTALGAVFISGVLFTILTISGLRGKMIDAVPDNLKYSFAVGIGLFITFIGLVNAGIVSLGVEGAPLHVGALNTIPVALAFFGFLLISVLMIKKVKGSILIGILVTAILGFVLGVAQAPEQIVSMPPSIAPVLLQLDIAGALTWGFFAVILTMFTMDLMDTMGTLVGVSMKAGFMDEQGNLHDLDKPFLADALATVFAALAGTTTTGAYIESAAGIEEGGRTGLTAVVVALLFALGLFFSPLFTAIPPAATAPALIIVGLLMMGAIKKIEMDDYTEMIPAMAVIILMSFTYNMGVGLCAGFVLFPLLKLISGKSSEVKPLAWALFVLCSMFFVFYPY; this is translated from the coding sequence ATGGGAAACCTACTGGAAGATTTCTTTGAACTGGAGAAACATGGTACTGATGTAAAGACTGAGATCATAGCCGGAATTGTGACTTTCATGACCCTGGCTTATATTATTGTGGTAAACCCTGCAATTCTGGAAGCTGCTGGAATACCTTTTGGAGCTTCAATGGTCGCAACGATATTATCAGCGATCTTCGGAACACTGATAATGGGTATCTACGCCAAAAAACCTCTTGCAATAGCGCCTTATATGGGTGAGAACGCTTTTGTTGCATACACTGTTGTAGGCGTTCTGGGTTACTCATGGCAGACCGCGCTTGGTGCGGTTTTCATAAGCGGTGTGCTTTTCACCATCCTCACAATTTCAGGTCTTCGGGGAAAAATGATAGATGCGGTCCCTGATAATCTGAAATACAGTTTTGCCGTGGGAATCGGTCTTTTTATAACATTCATAGGGCTTGTCAACGCAGGCATTGTTTCACTTGGCGTTGAAGGAGCACCTCTTCATGTTGGTGCGCTTAACACTATCCCGGTTGCATTGGCATTTTTCGGATTCCTCCTGATAAGTGTGCTAATGATAAAGAAGGTGAAAGGTTCTATTCTAATAGGCATACTTGTAACAGCAATTCTGGGCTTTGTTCTGGGTGTTGCACAGGCTCCGGAACAAATTGTCAGTATGCCTCCAAGTATCGCACCGGTGTTGCTTCAACTGGACATTGCAGGAGCGCTCACCTGGGGATTCTTTGCTGTTATCCTGACAATGTTCACAATGGACCTTATGGATACAATGGGTACACTTGTAGGTGTTTCCATGAAAGCCGGATTTATGGACGAACAGGGCAATCTTCACGACCTTGACAAACCATTCCTAGCCGATGCTCTTGCAACGGTCTTTGCTGCACTTGCAGGTACCACCACCACAGGAGCATACATAGAATCCGCTGCAGGTATTGAAGAAGGCGGAAGGACCGGTCTTACAGCAGTTGTTGTAGCTTTACTCTTTGCCCTGGGACTCTTCTTCTCACCGTTATTTACAGCAATACCGCCAGCAGCAACGGCACCTGCCCTGATAATAGTAGGCCTGTTAATGATGGGTGCCATCAAGAAAATAGAAATGGATGATTATACAGAGATGATACCTGCAATGGCGGTCATAATTCTGATGAGCTTTACATATAATATGGGAGTAGGTCTCTGTGCTGGATTTGTATTGTTCCCTCTCCTGAAACTTATCAGTGGTAAAAGCAGTGAAGTAAAACCCCTTGCATGGGCTTTATTTGTTCTTTGTTCAATGTTCTTTGTATTTTATCCCTATTGA
- a CDS encoding helix-turn-helix domain-containing protein: MENTKDTEYSCPVEATLGVIGGKWKPLILWQLKDDVLRYNNLQQTLPGISPRMLTKQLRELEDDGIVNRKMYPEIPPRVEYSLTDFGRTIIPVLESLAEWGLTYMDIKHGNMQDECKKNVRYISDE, encoded by the coding sequence TTGGAAAACACAAAAGATACTGAATATAGCTGCCCTGTGGAAGCAACCCTTGGTGTTATCGGAGGAAAATGGAAACCACTTATACTCTGGCAGTTAAAAGATGATGTACTCCGCTATAATAATCTTCAACAGACATTACCCGGCATATCCCCCAGAATGCTGACAAAACAACTCAGAGAACTTGAAGATGACGGAATTGTGAACCGGAAAATGTACCCGGAGATTCCGCCAAGAGTTGAATATTCCCTAACAGATTTCGGAAGAACCATCATTCCTGTACTTGAATCACTGGCGGAATGGGGACTCACTTACATGGATATAAAACATGGAAACATGCAAGATGAATGTAAGAAAAATGTTAGATATATATCCGATGAATAA
- a CDS encoding PAS domain S-box protein — MKIMEDLKTNKYLALKVALFYVFIAALWILGSDTVLSWIITDPTVYASLQTYKGIFFVTMTGFVIFIYLDPKISEFNRSRKILLDTEHLLNKRLDYELTTIECMRLLQEPEDIDEIIPRILKKVHHTVNNSRTYVFRNEDDPELGLCMSQIYEEVSDGIEAQIDNPQLQHLPYSEGAPTLLQLLLSGENYAHIVEELDEPERSILKEQGILAVLIIPIFSGEKLWGFIGFDDCVEERRWHEDDVNLLRVVADGIGESILRKGSERELLESEERFKALHNASFGGIVIHDKGTIIDANQGFSDISGYSHEELIGMNNYALVADGFKDTVRDNINAGSEEPYEVTMLRKDGSTYPARIQGKMIPYKGKYIRVAEIKDITEQKQSEKALRESEQKQASMIANISDVIAIADGNGIIRYKSANVEKWFGWKPEDLTDKNLFGNIHPDDQENAKDFFMRILEKNGENFTSQIRYQCKDSTYKWIEFTGRNLLDDPVIQGVLFNYHDITEKKMAEDALLESERKFRTYVENAPYGILIVDDTHTFIEVNETICKMTGYPEGELIGMNMFSRVAPESRGEALKGYHELMEKGFVSVELLINRRAGTIFWMRVDAVKLSDTRFILFASDITERRNAENALLESERKFRTYIENAPYGIFIVNENGNFEEVNETASILTGFSEDELLSMNVYSRVNPKCEKKGIQGIHELKTRGFSSVELMIMRKNNTGIWMRIDSSRLSDGRFIMFANDITERKKAEYSLIEAKMLAEENNRMKSEFLANMSHELRTPLTAIIGFSDVLNDEIFGKLNDKQKRHAQHINNGGRHLLNLINDILDLSKVEAGKMELNPEIFSIADMMEEVRSSVLPMSAKKNIDLELINDMGSQDISVDKIKFKQIMLNLLSNAIKFTPDSGRVSVNASKKDNDIIITVSDTGIGIPENMHESIFNPFTQVDSSNKREFGGTGLGLALVKQFVEMHGGKIWVESEEGKGSTFKFMIKDMN, encoded by the coding sequence ATGAAAATAATGGAAGATCTTAAAACGAATAAATATCTGGCATTAAAAGTTGCATTATTTTATGTATTCATAGCCGCTTTATGGATATTGGGCTCAGACACTGTGCTAAGCTGGATAATAACAGATCCTACTGTATACGCCTCGCTGCAGACATACAAAGGAATTTTCTTTGTAACAATGACCGGTTTTGTGATTTTCATTTATCTGGACCCGAAAATAAGTGAGTTTAATAGATCCAGAAAAATCCTGCTTGATACTGAGCATTTACTTAACAAAAGACTTGATTATGAACTGACAACCATCGAATGTATGCGATTGCTGCAGGAACCTGAAGATATTGACGAAATAATTCCGCGTATACTAAAAAAAGTCCATCATACTGTAAACAATAGCAGAACTTACGTATTCAGGAACGAAGATGATCCTGAACTGGGCCTTTGCATGTCCCAGATATATGAAGAAGTTTCTGATGGTATTGAAGCCCAGATCGATAATCCGCAATTGCAGCATCTTCCATATTCAGAAGGAGCTCCTACGCTTCTACAACTCCTGCTTTCGGGCGAAAACTATGCACATATCGTAGAAGAACTGGATGAGCCTGAAAGGTCCATTCTCAAAGAGCAGGGCATTCTTGCTGTGTTGATAATACCGATTTTTTCCGGAGAGAAGCTCTGGGGATTTATCGGATTTGACGACTGTGTTGAAGAACGCAGATGGCATGAAGATGACGTGAATCTCCTGAGAGTTGTTGCAGATGGTATAGGAGAATCTATTTTGCGCAAAGGATCGGAAAGAGAGCTGCTTGAAAGTGAAGAGAGATTCAAAGCCCTGCACAATGCCTCTTTTGGTGGCATTGTAATACACGATAAAGGAACTATTATTGATGCGAACCAGGGATTTTCGGACATAAGCGGCTACTCACATGAAGAACTCATTGGAATGAATAATTATGCGTTAGTTGCAGATGGTTTCAAAGATACTGTAAGGGATAATATAAATGCGGGATCAGAAGAGCCTTATGAAGTCACCATGTTAAGAAAAGATGGAAGCACTTATCCTGCCAGGATACAGGGAAAAATGATTCCTTACAAAGGAAAATACATCCGAGTGGCAGAGATAAAAGATATAACCGAGCAAAAACAGTCAGAAAAAGCACTTCGTGAAAGTGAGCAAAAACAGGCTTCAATGATAGCAAACATCTCAGACGTTATTGCAATTGCCGACGGGAATGGAATTATCAGGTACAAAAGTGCAAACGTTGAAAAATGGTTTGGCTGGAAACCAGAGGATCTTACTGACAAGAACCTGTTTGGCAATATTCATCCTGATGATCAGGAAAATGCAAAAGACTTTTTCATGAGGATCTTAGAGAAAAATGGAGAAAATTTTACATCCCAGATCAGATACCAATGTAAGGACAGTACTTACAAATGGATCGAATTTACCGGAAGAAATCTGCTTGATGACCCGGTGATCCAGGGAGTATTGTTCAACTACCATGATATCACTGAGAAGAAAATGGCTGAGGATGCACTACTGGAAAGTGAAAGAAAGTTCCGTACATACGTAGAGAATGCTCCTTATGGAATATTGATAGTAGATGATACTCACACATTCATAGAAGTGAATGAAACCATATGTAAAATGACCGGATACCCTGAAGGAGAACTCATTGGAATGAACATGTTCTCCCGCGTGGCACCTGAATCCAGGGGTGAGGCTCTGAAGGGCTATCATGAGCTGATGGAAAAAGGTTTTGTCAGTGTGGAGCTGCTAATCAACCGCAGAGCCGGAACTATATTCTGGATGAGGGTCGATGCGGTCAAACTCTCTGATACTAGATTCATTCTGTTTGCAAGCGATATTACCGAGAGGAGAAATGCAGAGAACGCACTTCTTGAGAGCGAAAGGAAATTCCGCACGTATATAGAGAATGCACCTTACGGAATATTCATCGTTAATGAGAATGGTAATTTTGAGGAAGTGAATGAAACCGCCTCTATACTAACTGGTTTTTCCGAAGATGAATTGTTAAGCATGAATGTATATTCACGTGTAAATCCAAAATGCGAGAAAAAAGGCATTCAGGGAATCCATGAGCTGAAAACAAGAGGATTTTCCAGTGTAGAGTTAATGATCATGCGAAAGAACAACACCGGCATCTGGATGAGAATCGATTCATCCAGGCTTTCAGATGGTCGCTTCATTATGTTTGCAAACGATATCACCGAGAGGAAAAAAGCTGAATATTCCCTTATCGAAGCTAAAATGCTTGCTGAAGAGAACAACAGGATGAAATCCGAATTCCTGGCTAACATGAGCCATGAATTGAGAACTCCACTTACAGCTATCATTGGTTTTTCAGATGTGTTGAATGATGAGATATTCGGAAAACTCAATGACAAACAAAAAAGACATGCACAACATATAAACAATGGTGGAAGGCACCTTCTTAATCTGATCAATGATATTTTGGACCTGTCAAAGGTGGAAGCTGGAAAAATGGAGCTTAACCCTGAAATATTCAGCATCGCGGACATGATGGAAGAGGTCAGATCCTCTGTATTGCCAATGTCAGCTAAGAAGAACATAGACCTTGAGCTTATTAATGATATGGGGTCGCAGGATATATCGGTTGATAAAATTAAATTCAAGCAGATAATGCTGAACCTGCTTAGTAATGCTATCAAATTCACACCTGACAGCGGCAGGGTTTCTGTCAATGCTTCAAAGAAGGATAATGATATCATTATCACTGTTTCTGACACCGGGATAGGAATACCGGAAAATATGCATGAAAGTATTTTCAATCCATTCACACAGGTGGATTCTTCAAATAAGCGTGAATTTGGCGGAACCGGACTTGGACTCGCTCTTGTTAAACAATTTGTGGAAATGCATGGCGGAAAAATATGGGTTGAGAGTGAGGAAGGAAAAGGCAGTACTTTCAAATTCATGATAAAGGATATGAATTAG
- a CDS encoding IS1 family transposase (programmed frameshift) — MNCPKCKSSNHKKNGKVGGRQRYKCHDCGYNYTVEIKSTASSTSVKRQALQLYLEGLGFRSIGRILGVSHVSVYKWIKKFGQELEDLKNENEIEIVELDEMHTYIGNKKYCWIWIAIDRIGKRFINCSFGSRGTETGIQLWDKLKDIGIKEVMTDHWKAYAEFIPEAIHTRSKAETYTVEGYNSIFRHFLARLRRKSKCYTKSLEMLRYSVLMLMKYRNNEMTMFD, encoded by the exons ATGAACTGTCCAAAATGTAAGAGTTCCAATCACAAAAAGAATGGAAAAGTTGGTGGGCGCCAACGCTACAAATGTCATGATTGCGGATACAATTATACCGTAGAAATAAAATCAACTGCTAGTTCCACTTCTGTTAAAAGACAGGCATTACAACTTTATCTTGAAGGATTAGGTTTTCGTTCTATCGGAAGAATTTTAGGAGTAAGCCATGTTTCAGTATACAAATGGATTAAGAAATTTGGCCAGGAATTAGAGGATCTAAAAAACGAAAATGAGATAGAGATTGTAGAATTAGATGAGATGCACACTTATATAGGTAAC AAAAAATATTGCTGGATCTGGATTGCTATTGATAGAATTGGGAAAAGATTCATCAACTGTTCTTTTGGCAGCAGAGGAACAGAAACTGGCATACAACTATGGGACAAACTAAAGGATATTGGGATAAAAGAAGTCATGACGGATCATTGGAAAGCATATGCAGAGTTTATTCCAGAGGCCATTCATACTCGATCCAAAGCTGAAACATATACGGTAGAAGGATATAATAGTATATTCAGGCATTTTCTGGCAAGGTTGAGAAGAAAATCTAAATGTTATACAAAGAGTCTTGAAATGTTGCGATACTCTGTCTTAATGTTAATGAAATACCGAAATAATGAGATGACTATGTTTGATTAA
- a CDS encoding flavodoxin family protein, producing MVRMKVVGFVGSPRKNGNTDVLVQQVLDGAAEAGADVEKFYINEMNIKGCQGCTYCREVDGCKLKDDMSKVYDALKNADGFVFGSPIYFFQFTSQMRQVIDRCWALVNPDFTPRIAGGKKAIIVSAQGNPEPAAFKGVFDEFTQILQMFGMEVKGTFVDVGHHAPGEAKENTELMEQAKTAGTQLFA from the coding sequence ATGGTCAGAATGAAAGTAGTAGGTTTTGTAGGAAGTCCAAGAAAGAACGGTAACACCGATGTACTCGTACAGCAGGTTCTTGACGGTGCTGCAGAAGCAGGTGCAGATGTGGAGAAATTCTACATCAATGAAATGAACATAAAAGGATGCCAGGGCTGCACATACTGCAGAGAGGTCGATGGCTGCAAATTAAAAGACGATATGTCTAAAGTCTATGATGCTCTTAAAAATGCAGACGGCTTTGTATTTGGTTCACCAATATACTTCTTCCAGTTCACAAGTCAGATGCGTCAGGTAATCGACCGCTGCTGGGCACTTGTAAACCCTGATTTCACACCACGCATTGCCGGTGGAAAGAAGGCTATCATCGTCAGCGCACAGGGAAATCCGGAACCTGCAGCATTCAAGGGAGTCTTTGATGAGTTTACACAGATTCTCCAGATGTTCGGCATGGAAGTAAAAGGCACATTCGTAGACGTTGGCCACCATGCACCAGGCGAGGCAAAAGAGAACACAGAGCTTATGGAACAGGCTAAGACAGCCGGAACCCAGCTCTTTGCTTAA
- a CDS encoding LysE family translocator — MVLINEFLISGILLGFASGISPGPLLAMTISESLQHGSRAGIKVAVSPFITDILIVSTILLFLFKFDSYDPVIAMISLAGSFYLIYLGISSLKTKSVDLELETEKSDSLRKGIIVNFLSPHPYLFWIAIGGPILFKAQDNGIFSAILFVAGFYAFLVGSKIVIAMMVGRSRGFLKSRFYLYTIRSLGLVYMVFAFYFLEQGLELLS; from the coding sequence ATGGTTCTGATCAATGAATTTCTTATATCCGGCATACTTCTGGGATTTGCCTCAGGCATATCTCCGGGTCCGCTTCTGGCCATGACCATCTCTGAGTCACTTCAACATGGTTCACGTGCCGGAATTAAGGTTGCAGTGTCTCCTTTTATAACAGATATTCTTATAGTCTCAACGATCCTGCTTTTTCTCTTTAAATTCGATAGCTATGATCCTGTTATTGCTATGATCAGTCTGGCAGGCTCATTTTATCTAATATATCTTGGGATCTCTTCCTTAAAAACAAAAAGTGTCGACCTTGAGCTTGAAACCGAGAAAAGCGATTCTTTAAGGAAAGGGATAATAGTTAATTTTCTCAGCCCTCACCCGTACCTTTTCTGGATTGCCATAGGCGGCCCGATTCTTTTCAAAGCCCAGGACAACGGTATCTTTTCTGCAATCCTGTTTGTTGCGGGTTTCTATGCTTTTTTGGTAGGTTCTAAGATCGTTATTGCAATGATGGTGGGAAGGTCAAGAGGTTTTTTGAAAAGTCGTTTTTATCTTTACACAATTCGTTCACTTGGACTTGTCTATATGGTCTTTGCATTCTATTTCCTGGAGCAGGGACTGGAGTTGCTGAGTTAA